A window of Pseudophryne corroboree isolate aPseCor3 chromosome 12, aPseCor3.hap2, whole genome shotgun sequence contains these coding sequences:
- the ENSA gene encoding alpha-endosulfine isoform X1, with protein MSDNYEGDVQLEETGEEKQVMAPSAQDSQEKEAVTPEKAEEQKLKAKYPNLGQKPGGSDFLMKRLQKGQKYFDSGDYNMAKAKMKNKQLPCAGPDKNLVTGDHIPTPQDLPQRKSSLVTSKLAG; from the exons ATGTCCGATAACTACGAAGGGGACGTGCAGCTGGAGGAGACCGGCGAGGAGAAGCAGGTGATGGCGCCCTCCGCCCAG GACTCTCAGGAGAAGGAGGCGGTGACCCCTGAGAAGGCAGAGGAGCAAAAACTAAAGGCCAAATACCCCAATTTAGGGCAAAAGCCAGGAGGCTCTGATTTCCTGATGAAGAGGCTTCAGAAAGGG CAAAAATACTTTGATTCGGGAGACTACAATATGGCAAAGGCCAAGATGAAGAACAAGCAACTGCCATGTGCTGGTCCTGACAAAAACCTCGTAACAGGCGACCACATCCCAACGCCGCAGGACCTTCCGCAGAGAAAGTCATCACTCGTTACCAGCAAGCTAGCAGGGTAA
- the ENSA gene encoding alpha-endosulfine isoform X2, giving the protein MSDNYEGDVQLEETGEEKQDSQEKEAVTPEKAEEQKLKAKYPNLGQKPGGSDFLMKRLQKGQKYFDSGDYNMAKAKMKNKQLPCAGPDKNLVTGDHIPTPQDLPQRKSSLVTSKLAG; this is encoded by the exons ATGTCCGATAACTACGAAGGGGACGTGCAGCTGGAGGAGACCGGCGAGGAGAAGCAG GACTCTCAGGAGAAGGAGGCGGTGACCCCTGAGAAGGCAGAGGAGCAAAAACTAAAGGCCAAATACCCCAATTTAGGGCAAAAGCCAGGAGGCTCTGATTTCCTGATGAAGAGGCTTCAGAAAGGG CAAAAATACTTTGATTCGGGAGACTACAATATGGCAAAGGCCAAGATGAAGAACAAGCAACTGCCATGTGCTGGTCCTGACAAAAACCTCGTAACAGGCGACCACATCCCAACGCCGCAGGACCTTCCGCAGAGAAAGTCATCACTCGTTACCAGCAAGCTAGCAGGGTAA